One genomic region from Neisseria weaveri encodes:
- the accD gene encoding acetyl-CoA carboxylase, carboxyltransferase subunit beta produces MSWLDKILPPKIKREDKNASVVPEGLWSKCPSCAATLYATDLQQNNHVCPKCDHHNPLSARERLNLLLDEHGREEIGSHVKPTDILKFKDSKKYPDRLSAARKSTGEDDALVVMKGTMNGLPVVIAAFEFRFIGGSMGSVVGERFVQGVRRAVADNCSFICVAASGGARMQEGLNSLMQMTKTSASLHLLTEKGLPFISVLTDPTMGGVSASFAFLGDVVLAEPNALIGFAGPRVIEQTVRETLPEGFQRAEFLLEKGAIDQIVDRREMKQRISSLITLLRRQDAVGNA; encoded by the coding sequence ATGAGCTGGTTAGACAAGATTCTCCCCCCGAAAATCAAACGCGAAGACAAAAACGCTTCCGTCGTACCCGAAGGTTTATGGTCCAAATGCCCGTCGTGCGCGGCCACCTTATACGCCACCGACCTGCAGCAAAACAACCACGTCTGCCCCAAATGCGACCACCACAATCCCCTGTCCGCCCGCGAGCGCTTAAACCTGCTGCTGGACGAACACGGCCGTGAAGAAATCGGTTCGCACGTCAAACCGACCGATATTCTGAAATTTAAGGACAGCAAAAAATATCCCGACCGCTTAAGTGCCGCCCGTAAATCCACAGGTGAAGACGACGCTTTGGTTGTGATGAAGGGTACGATGAACGGCTTGCCCGTTGTCATCGCCGCTTTTGAATTCCGCTTTATCGGCGGCTCCATGGGTTCGGTAGTCGGCGAGCGTTTCGTACAAGGCGTGCGCCGTGCCGTTGCCGACAATTGCAGCTTTATCTGCGTTGCCGCTTCCGGCGGTGCGCGTATGCAGGAAGGTTTGAACTCTTTGATGCAGATGACCAAAACCAGCGCTTCCCTGCACCTGCTAACCGAAAAAGGCCTGCCTTTCATTTCCGTATTGACCGACCCGACGATGGGCGGCGTATCGGCCAGTTTCGCCTTCCTCGGTGATGTCGTATTGGCCGAACCCAATGCCCTGATCGGCTTTGCCGGCCCCCGCGTGATCGAACAAACCGTACGCGAAACCCTGCCTGAAGGCTTCCAACGCGCCGAGTTTCTGCTGGAAAAAGGCGCAATCGACCAAATCGTCGACCGCCGCGAAATGAAGCAGCGCATCAGCAGCCTGATTACCCTTTTGCGCCGCCAAGACGCTGTCGGCAACGCATAA
- the trpA gene encoding tryptophan synthase subunit alpha, producing MSRIQQTFQSLDGAKALIPYITAGDPDLKTTLALMHSMVENGADILELGVPFSDPMADGPTIQRAAERALANGVSLSDVLSLVKAFRQTDNRTPVMLMGYLNPIHKMGYETFARAAAEAGVDGVLTVDSPIETITPLYQALKQNQIDCIFLIAPTTSEARMQTIAQHAGGFVYYVSLKGVTGSARLDTDEVSRKIELLRKYINIPIGVGFGINNAESAQKIATVADAVIVGSRLIQEIENNAGREAEAVGVLIKTLKDAIRG from the coding sequence ATGAGCAGAATACAACAAACCTTCCAATCGCTTGACGGCGCCAAAGCCCTGATTCCCTATATCACGGCCGGCGATCCCGACCTGAAAACCACGTTGGCGCTGATGCACAGCATGGTTGAAAACGGTGCCGACATTCTGGAATTGGGCGTTCCTTTTTCCGACCCGATGGCCGACGGCCCCACCATCCAACGCGCGGCCGAACGTGCTTTGGCCAACGGCGTATCACTCAGCGATGTGCTGTCGCTGGTAAAAGCATTCCGCCAAACCGATAACCGCACTCCGGTAATGCTGATGGGTTATCTCAACCCGATTCACAAAATGGGTTATGAAACTTTCGCCCGTGCCGCCGCCGAAGCCGGCGTGGACGGCGTACTCACGGTTGATTCGCCCATCGAAACCATTACCCCGCTCTACCAAGCCTTGAAGCAAAATCAAATCGACTGCATCTTCCTGATTGCGCCGACAACGTCTGAAGCCCGTATGCAGACGATTGCACAACACGCAGGCGGTTTCGTATATTATGTTTCGCTCAAAGGCGTAACCGGCTCCGCCCGGTTGGATACCGATGAGGTTTCACGTAAAATAGAGCTTTTGCGCAAATACATCAACATCCCTATCGGCGTGGGTTTCGGCATCAACAATGCCGAGAGCGCCCAAAAGATTGCTACGGTTGCCGATGCCGTTATCGTCGGCAGCCGCCTGATTCAGGAAATCGAAAACAATGCAGGACGCGAAGCCGAAGCCGTTGGCGTTCTGATTAAAACACTCAAAGACGCCATCCGCGGATAA
- a CDS encoding phospholipase D-like domain-containing protein has protein sequence MNMKQGTAKTGHALIEQMMYRASGAEARYGNQIELLLDSTENFPAWEAALQSANESICIEMYIFAPNEYGKRIRAILLDKLAQGVKVVLVYDWLGSIHAHLRGFFRPLAEAGAVVAAYNPLSLGVGIGVLSRNHRKSLIIDEQTAFVSGLCISSAWEGNPAKGVEAWRDTGLKVSGPAVQDVLDAFVDTVKSQGAVMPLLNRYDAADVSPAGNAKARVLATTPANINTMRVDLNTIGLATQNLWITDAYFMPTRMYVQALINAAQAGVDVRILVPRTSDIRWIGTVSRTQYRPLLEAGVRVFEWDGTMIHAKTAIVDGQWARVGSTNLNLSSWYANRELDISIEDPETVYQLERVFLNDLNRSTEVILTDEKHAELKERREKMFQGMANLNKAQAKSVVRQVIQMSYAFDSTFSGTRLVDESEAWSYLSIGIFILLLAVLLWFVPQVVTWPLMLLLAIGGLGTTFQAVRQLRRFKAGKHLKN, from the coding sequence ATGAACATGAAACAGGGAACGGCAAAAACCGGGCATGCTTTAATAGAGCAGATGATGTACCGCGCTTCGGGCGCGGAAGCGCGTTACGGCAATCAAATCGAGCTGCTGCTGGACAGCACGGAAAATTTTCCGGCTTGGGAGGCGGCGCTGCAAAGCGCAAATGAGTCGATCTGCATCGAAATGTATATTTTCGCGCCTAACGAATATGGAAAACGGATACGCGCGATTTTACTGGATAAACTGGCACAAGGCGTGAAAGTTGTGCTGGTGTACGATTGGTTGGGCAGCATTCATGCGCATTTGCGCGGCTTTTTCAGGCCTTTGGCGGAAGCCGGGGCGGTGGTGGCGGCTTACAATCCGCTCAGCTTGGGTGTGGGAATCGGAGTTTTGTCGAGAAACCATCGGAAATCCCTGATTATCGATGAGCAGACGGCATTTGTCAGCGGTTTGTGTATTTCTTCCGCATGGGAAGGCAATCCGGCTAAAGGTGTGGAGGCTTGGCGCGATACGGGTTTGAAAGTGTCGGGGCCGGCGGTTCAGGATGTGCTGGATGCGTTTGTCGATACGGTAAAATCCCAAGGTGCGGTCATGCCTTTGTTAAACCGCTACGATGCGGCCGATGTCTCGCCGGCAGGCAACGCGAAGGCGCGGGTATTGGCTACGACGCCGGCAAACATCAATACCATGCGCGTGGATTTGAATACCATCGGTTTGGCAACGCAAAACCTTTGGATTACCGATGCTTATTTTATGCCGACCAGAATGTATGTTCAGGCTTTGATCAATGCGGCGCAGGCAGGTGTCGATGTTCGGATTTTGGTGCCGCGCACCTCGGACATACGCTGGATCGGCACGGTTTCGCGCACGCAATATCGTCCGTTGCTGGAAGCCGGCGTGCGCGTTTTCGAGTGGGACGGCACGATGATTCATGCGAAAACGGCAATTGTGGACGGCCAATGGGCCAGAGTCGGCAGCACCAATCTCAATCTGTCGAGCTGGTATGCCAACCGCGAATTGGATATTTCGATTGAAGACCCCGAAACGGTGTATCAGCTGGAACGGGTATTTTTGAACGATTTGAACCGTTCCACCGAAGTGATTCTGACCGATGAAAAACACGCGGAATTAAAAGAGCGCCGCGAGAAAATGTTTCAGGGCATGGCGAATCTGAATAAAGCGCAGGCCAAAAGTGTGGTCAGACAGGTGATTCAGATGAGTTATGCTTTTGATTCGACTTTTTCAGGAACGCGGCTGGTGGACGAATCCGAGGCCTGGTCGTATTTGAGTATCGGCATTTTTATTTTGCTGTTGGCCGTGCTGCTTTGGTTTGTGCCGCAAGTGGTGACCTGGCCGTTGATGCTGCTGTTGGCCATTGGCGGCCTGGGTACGACTTTTCAGGCTGTACGCCAGCTTCGGCGGTTTAAAGCGGGTAAGCATCTCAAGAATTGA